A genomic region of Fodinisporobacter ferrooxydans contains the following coding sequences:
- a CDS encoding response regulator gives MKLKILIADDDRTIRYTLREICSFAGWDACTCSNGREALEYFKQEPMDVVLVDYHMPEMDGLATVRELRKLDTNVPILVLTVDERQEIADRFLDAGATDFALKPVKAPDLISRIQLHIRLIQLTQDVRESNQKSSESVFVTKGINQSTLVLIQDFLQSHAESFSIDDLSEKLGLAYPTVHRYITYLLQNGKIQTVVSYQKIGRPKNRYQWIGL, from the coding sequence ATGAAGTTGAAAATTCTGATCGCGGATGACGATAGGACCATTCGTTATACACTTCGGGAGATCTGCAGCTTTGCCGGATGGGATGCATGCACTTGCAGCAATGGCAGGGAAGCACTGGAGTATTTCAAACAAGAGCCGATGGACGTTGTCCTTGTGGATTACCACATGCCGGAAATGGACGGTCTGGCAACGGTGCGTGAACTTCGCAAACTCGATACGAATGTACCGATTTTGGTGTTAACGGTAGATGAGCGGCAAGAGATTGCGGATCGCTTTTTGGATGCGGGTGCTACCGATTTTGCATTAAAGCCGGTAAAGGCGCCTGATTTGATTTCCCGGATTCAATTGCACATACGTCTCATTCAACTGACACAGGATGTACGGGAATCGAATCAAAAATCTTCCGAGAGCGTATTTGTCACGAAGGGAATCAATCAATCCACATTGGTATTAATTCAAGACTTTTTGCAGTCACACGCAGAATCGTTCAGCATCGATGATTTGTCAGAAAAACTGGGATTGGCATATCCCACGGTTCATCGGTATATTACGTATCTCTTGCAAAACGGAAAGATACAGACGGTTGTCAGCTACCAGAAAATTGGACGTCCCAAAAATCGCTACCAATGGATTGGTTTGTAA
- a CDS encoding Flp family type IVb pilin, which yields MIRKMRNLVVAEEGQGLTEYGLILGLIAIAVVAILGTMGGKLNSIFQNIVSNLNGSSGSSSGQ from the coding sequence ATGATTCGCAAAATGCGCAATTTGGTTGTCGCTGAAGAGGGTCAAGGTTTGACAGAGTACGGATTAATTCTTGGTTTGATCGCAATTGCCGTTGTCGCCATACTCGGGACGATGGGAGGAAAACTAAATTCGATTTTCCAAAACATTGTTTCCAATTTGAATGGCAGCAGCGGAAGCAGTTCCGGACAATAA
- a CDS encoding KOW motif-containing protein, translating into MKNRFFIGENVRVKNGSHAGQKGIVKNADYGFRFGWTYTVQLQNGEKKVFWESDLTMSL; encoded by the coding sequence GTGAAAAATCGTTTTTTTATCGGCGAAAATGTAAGAGTGAAAAATGGGAGCCATGCAGGGCAAAAAGGCATTGTCAAAAATGCGGATTACGGATTCCGATTTGGCTGGACATATACCGTTCAGTTGCAAAACGGAGAAAAGAAAGTATTTTGGGAATCGGACTTGACGATGAGCCTATAG
- the cpaB gene encoding Flp pilus assembly protein CpaB translates to MKTRSLWLLSGAFACIATFALYSAMFLHTDKHETTKQTKAIPAASATVPIHKNNPKPFAIQQGKRAMSVAVNDVQGVSGFLAPGDYVDVVAMIPPSQGENSSSQILLQNIKVLAVGMIKGEKDPKAATAAAYKTVTLEVLPGQGASLALALQKGSVALMLRSQEDHSIDPGKIVTLDQLHKGEIPK, encoded by the coding sequence ATGAAAACAAGATCTTTATGGCTTTTGTCCGGTGCATTCGCTTGTATTGCGACATTTGCCTTATATAGTGCAATGTTTTTGCATACGGACAAACATGAAACAACAAAACAGACAAAAGCGATTCCTGCTGCCTCGGCCACTGTTCCCATTCATAAAAACAACCCCAAACCGTTTGCGATTCAGCAAGGAAAACGTGCCATGTCTGTTGCGGTAAATGACGTTCAAGGTGTATCGGGATTCCTGGCGCCTGGAGATTACGTGGATGTGGTAGCGATGATTCCGCCGTCGCAAGGAGAAAATAGTTCCTCGCAAATTCTTTTGCAAAATATTAAAGTGCTGGCGGTCGGGATGATCAAAGGAGAGAAAGACCCTAAAGCTGCGACGGCGGCAGCATATAAAACGGTCACATTGGAAGTCCTCCCTGGTCAAGGTGCGAGTCTCGCCTTGGCATTGCAAAAAGGTTCCGTTGCGTTGATGCTGCGGAGTCAGGAAGACCATTCCATTGATCCAGGCAAGATTGTTACATTGGATCAACTGCATAAAGGGGAGATCCCCAAATGA
- a CDS encoding type II secretion system F family protein — translation MEYSVFAVFSFLSLTCFFAGILTMVRQPRMAIQQRIERLFTKDHGMLEQTPSENDAVKRNQSFRERVLYPVWTWIRNRFKKYMRAKTVSSLEKKLREAGQPFGLTPIDYRVIQCLIGGSFFLLIFLLLLSIGAAIPRALLFSVIAGCFGLLYPNLYLDSKKRQRLMTIQKTMPDFFDMVNVSVEAGLGIDQALWKVSKQLGGPLAWEFLQTLDEMRLGKSRREAFSHLSNRIPMDSFQSVMSALIQADQLGIGMAKVIRIQTRRIREHQRQLARERAMKAPIKMMFPLVMFIFPTLFIVLLGPIVILLMKNFF, via the coding sequence ATGGAATATAGTGTCTTTGCTGTTTTTAGTTTTTTGTCCCTCACATGTTTTTTTGCCGGAATTCTAACGATGGTCCGTCAGCCGCGAATGGCCATTCAGCAAAGAATCGAGCGGCTGTTTACGAAGGATCATGGCATGCTGGAACAAACACCATCCGAAAATGATGCCGTGAAAAGAAACCAATCCTTTCGAGAACGGGTCTTGTATCCGGTTTGGACATGGATTCGCAATCGATTCAAAAAATATATGCGTGCAAAGACAGTGAGCAGCCTGGAGAAGAAACTGCGGGAAGCAGGTCAACCCTTCGGATTGACACCGATCGATTATCGAGTCATACAATGTCTCATCGGGGGGAGCTTTTTTTTGCTGATCTTTCTGCTTTTGCTGTCAATTGGGGCGGCAATCCCCCGGGCTTTGCTATTCTCTGTCATCGCAGGATGTTTCGGCCTGCTGTATCCGAATCTGTATCTTGACTCGAAAAAACGTCAGCGATTGATGACGATCCAAAAAACCATGCCGGATTTTTTTGATATGGTGAACGTATCTGTCGAGGCTGGGTTAGGCATCGATCAGGCATTGTGGAAAGTAAGCAAACAATTGGGCGGGCCTTTGGCATGGGAATTTTTGCAGACGTTGGATGAAATGCGATTGGGGAAATCAAGGCGTGAAGCATTCTCTCATTTAAGCAACCGGATTCCTATGGATTCGTTCCAAAGTGTGATGAGCGCACTGATCCAGGCAGATCAACTGGGAATCGGCATGGCGAAGGTGATTCGCATTCAGACGCGCAGAATTCGTGAACATCAACGGCAACTAGCCAGAGAACGGGCGATGAAAGCACCGATCAAGATGATGTTTCCTCTGGTGATGTTTATATTTCCAACACTTTTTATCGTGTTACTCGGACCTATCGTCATTTTATTAATGAAAAATTTTTTTTGA
- a CDS encoding Tad domain-containing protein, protein MRRETRRCRYNVCRLLRKCVCRCQHPGAIFKWRSGRRRWSRKEEGTVIIIVALMMTALLGFAALVIDGGRLFLEQSKLQKALDAAVLAGAQDLPLYPDQAKQDAMQTMQANQITADQVTISFNTQNTYMKITAAVNETLTFAHALGFSDTPIQSTAAVQLNPLAAATHVIPLGVNASTPLSYGSPVELKTGDSSYGNFGALALSGPGANNYREDLTNGYSGTISIGDVLGTQTGNIVGPTIDAIQSRIASCPYNGSATYYDYPNGCPLVVLVPVYQPLNRSGNQVKQVKVVGFATFFIESVGSSNQNAVVTGRFLQRATIGSVASDQSDYGTYGYKLVQ, encoded by the coding sequence ATGAGACGGGAAACAAGGAGATGCAGGTACAATGTCTGCCGGTTGCTGCGCAAGTGTGTGTGCCGTTGCCAACATCCCGGTGCAATTTTCAAGTGGAGATCGGGCCGCCGGAGATGGAGCCGCAAGGAAGAGGGCACTGTCATTATCATTGTGGCTTTGATGATGACAGCACTTTTAGGGTTTGCCGCACTTGTCATCGATGGTGGACGGTTATTCCTTGAACAGTCGAAACTGCAAAAAGCATTGGATGCGGCTGTTCTTGCAGGCGCACAAGATCTGCCTTTGTATCCGGATCAGGCAAAGCAGGATGCCATGCAAACGATGCAAGCAAATCAGATAACGGCAGATCAAGTAACGATTTCCTTCAATACGCAAAACACGTATATGAAAATAACAGCTGCGGTCAATGAGACGTTGACATTTGCACACGCATTGGGATTTTCCGACACGCCCATCCAAAGTACGGCAGCTGTACAACTGAATCCGCTTGCTGCAGCGACACATGTCATACCTTTAGGAGTAAACGCATCGACTCCGCTATCCTACGGCAGTCCTGTGGAATTAAAAACGGGGGATTCCAGCTATGGGAATTTCGGCGCATTGGCGCTTTCCGGCCCAGGTGCCAACAATTATCGTGAGGATTTGACAAACGGCTATAGCGGTACGATTTCCATTGGGGATGTATTGGGTACACAGACGGGGAATATCGTAGGCCCCACGATCGATGCGATACAATCACGCATCGCTTCCTGTCCCTACAATGGCAGCGCTACGTATTACGACTATCCCAACGGCTGCCCGTTAGTAGTTTTGGTGCCTGTCTATCAACCGCTGAATCGTTCGGGAAATCAAGTGAAGCAAGTGAAAGTTGTGGGATTTGCGACATTTTTCATCGAAAGTGTCGGGTCTTCCAATCAAAATGCAGTTGTGACAGGAAGATTTTTGCAAAGAGCAACAATCGGTTCTGTTGCATCCGATCAAAGCGACTATGGAACATACGGATACAAACTCGTTCAGTGA
- a CDS encoding sensor histidine kinase, protein MVNLHGKIEKSCAQDKMGDIRLYRWLRERSCLIGVGIGLIVFGIVFPDWLGPGEIGLDRLLQAAKTYPTGNSLVIVSFVLVLLNTIHALPHYLGAFLIGDVIGERYKRMFLKTAIPIALIPAVYIVINSMQHLKYDFGGPAVLALLSIALLHKFTGNIWRPAMKLLVFSQILIGLQWLDEVPAFTDYGFGRGVISLQVKQLAIQIGFDQAMTVYGIIFCSIFVINAVILTVFLIMSDQRLQFKETLHYAQIEAIESRADREVLQLVHDLKTPLTAIEGLSSLIELYVQESKIKEYCRNISHSIRNMSEMISEILYENRKSWCKLESLINYVRAGRLSGTNASLQMDVPEHLDTLIWVNRIRMTRALVNLIDNAFDAVREQENGTVTLRAQIHTDEIWLGVSDNGPGIPSKEQEKIWQAGYSTKDHPGVGLSFVRQVAEGHGGRVEIDSKTWSGTTIWIKMSRGGNEVENSDRG, encoded by the coding sequence ATGGTAAACTTACATGGTAAAATAGAAAAATCATGTGCGCAAGATAAGATGGGTGATATACGGTTGTATCGATGGTTGCGGGAACGCTCTTGTCTCATAGGTGTTGGCATCGGGTTGATTGTTTTTGGCATTGTGTTTCCCGACTGGTTGGGCCCCGGGGAAATCGGTCTTGATCGATTGTTGCAGGCAGCAAAAACATATCCCACGGGAAATTCCCTTGTGATTGTATCTTTTGTGCTCGTATTATTGAATACGATTCATGCATTGCCTCATTATTTGGGAGCCTTTCTGATCGGGGATGTCATCGGTGAACGGTATAAGCGGATGTTTCTCAAAACGGCGATACCGATTGCATTGATTCCTGCCGTTTATATCGTGATTAACAGCATGCAGCATTTGAAATACGATTTCGGCGGGCCTGCTGTTCTGGCATTGCTGTCGATCGCTTTATTGCACAAATTCACCGGTAATATCTGGCGGCCGGCGATGAAATTGCTTGTATTTTCACAAATATTGATCGGCTTGCAATGGTTGGATGAAGTGCCTGCATTTACGGACTACGGATTCGGGCGAGGAGTGATTTCGCTTCAAGTCAAACAGTTAGCCATACAAATCGGCTTTGACCAGGCCATGACGGTATATGGGATCATTTTTTGCTCGATATTTGTCATTAACGCTGTGATTTTAACGGTTTTCCTCATTATGTCTGATCAGCGATTGCAATTCAAAGAGACGTTGCATTATGCGCAAATCGAAGCCATCGAGTCGCGGGCCGATCGGGAAGTTTTGCAGCTTGTTCATGATCTGAAAACACCATTGACAGCCATCGAGGGATTGAGTTCTTTAATCGAATTGTATGTGCAGGAATCAAAGATCAAGGAATATTGCAGGAATATCTCCCATTCGATTCGAAATATGAGTGAGATGATTTCGGAAATTCTGTACGAGAATCGCAAGAGTTGGTGCAAGCTGGAAAGTTTGATAAACTATGTCCGCGCAGGCAGGCTTAGCGGCACAAATGCATCCTTGCAAATGGACGTCCCGGAACATCTGGATACGCTGATCTGGGTGAATCGCATCCGGATGACACGGGCATTGGTAAACCTGATCGACAATGCATTTGATGCTGTGCGTGAACAAGAGAATGGCACAGTGACATTGCGCGCACAAATTCACACAGATGAGATTTGGCTGGGAGTCTCTGATAACGGACCAGGGATACCTTCCAAGGAACAAGAAAAAATTTGGCAAGCCGGATATAGTACGAAAGATCATCCGGGCGTGGGATTGTCATTTGTTCGGCAAGTGGCGGAAGGTCATGGCGGCAGGGTAGAAATCGACAGCAAAACATGGAGCGGAACGACCATATGGATCAAGATGTCAAGAGGTGGGAATGAAGTTGAAAATTCTGATCGCGGATGA
- a CDS encoding type II secretion system F family protein, protein MTAKILIIIGSFSFFLVLFALLGSRFTRKSRRLKQRLARMIQPRPAIVDAEEEKTSSQTQVVPMSKKLLQRFSRQFAGKLFLQGWEKKLEQAAIPFTPEEFFIIRLFAGAVFAFLAYVFGQRLLVVSLAAFGVGYWLPDRYVKIRKEKRLRQFSLQLPNALGTMANAMRAGFSFLQSLKMIGQEMPDPIAVEMNRTLREMNLNIPVEDAFRNLLERLPNRDLELVVSALLVQRTTGGNLAELLESMQETLQERVRIQEELRTLTAQGRMSAWIITLLPVVLIGLIDMMNPAYFTPMLTSPIGWAMIGFAIVSGTLGWLVIRKIIRIEV, encoded by the coding sequence ATGACGGCGAAGATCTTGATTATAATCGGTTCGTTTTCCTTCTTTCTCGTCCTCTTCGCTTTGTTGGGAAGTCGATTTACACGAAAATCGAGACGGTTAAAGCAGAGACTTGCACGCATGATACAGCCAAGACCAGCCATTGTTGATGCCGAGGAAGAAAAAACATCGTCGCAAACGCAAGTGGTCCCGATGTCGAAAAAACTTCTGCAGCGGTTTTCCCGACAATTTGCCGGCAAATTATTTTTACAAGGATGGGAGAAAAAGCTGGAACAAGCAGCCATTCCTTTTACTCCGGAAGAATTTTTTATAATCCGTCTGTTTGCAGGGGCAGTATTTGCGTTTTTGGCATATGTGTTCGGGCAGCGGCTGCTTGTCGTTTCTTTAGCGGCATTTGGTGTCGGCTACTGGCTTCCTGACCGTTATGTAAAGATCAGAAAAGAAAAACGTCTACGCCAGTTTTCCTTACAGTTGCCGAATGCTTTGGGTACAATGGCAAACGCGATGCGTGCGGGATTCAGTTTTTTACAATCGCTAAAAATGATTGGACAGGAGATGCCTGATCCAATCGCAGTTGAAATGAATCGTACACTACGAGAAATGAACTTGAACATACCGGTGGAAGATGCGTTTCGAAATTTACTGGAGCGATTGCCAAACCGGGATTTGGAGTTGGTCGTCTCAGCATTGCTTGTACAGCGAACAACCGGCGGAAACTTGGCGGAACTGCTTGAATCCATGCAGGAAACCCTGCAGGAGCGGGTGCGGATTCAGGAGGAGTTGCGGACGTTAACGGCACAAGGCAGAATGTCTGCCTGGATCATTACACTTTTGCCTGTTGTTCTCATAGGGTTGATCGATATGATGAATCCGGCGTATTTTACACCGATGCTAACAAGCCCAATCGGTTGGGCAATGATTGGTTTTGCAATCGTTTCCGGCACACTTGGCTGGCTGGTAATCCGCAAGATTATCCGGATTGAGGTGTGA
- a CDS encoding A24 family peptidase, translating into MEQTCLKYAAHAKISPDFLGKAGLISNTNEMCREENIDSGSCPKGKAGLDRMVEDWIVGIVSLISLATDLRFRKIFNVVTYPVMLAGLIVEAFRNGWSGFLYSGEGLVLGIGLLLIPFLMNGMGAGDVKLLGAIGALKGAAFTFSAFLYICIAGGVIACILLIAKGQWKPFIGRMALAVGLFSVAKDSFQLLDQKPIDSKFPYALPIVIGVSAAYMIGRIHGV; encoded by the coding sequence GTGGAACAGACATGCCTGAAATATGCGGCACACGCAAAAATCAGCCCCGACTTTCTTGGTAAAGCGGGGCTGATTTCTAATACGAATGAAATGTGCCGTGAAGAAAATATTGATTCAGGTTCTTGTCCGAAAGGGAAAGCGGGTTTGGATCGTATGGTGGAGGATTGGATCGTCGGAATTGTGTCGCTGATTTCATTGGCAACTGACTTGCGCTTCAGAAAAATCTTCAATGTCGTCACATATCCTGTCATGCTGGCGGGATTGATCGTTGAGGCATTCCGAAACGGATGGAGCGGCTTTTTGTATAGTGGAGAAGGACTTGTATTGGGAATTGGGCTTCTTCTTATTCCATTTCTCATGAACGGCATGGGAGCCGGCGATGTAAAACTGCTGGGGGCCATAGGCGCATTAAAGGGGGCGGCGTTTACCTTTTCTGCTTTTCTTTATATTTGTATTGCAGGCGGTGTCATAGCTTGTATTCTGTTGATTGCAAAAGGCCAATGGAAACCGTTCATCGGCCGCATGGCGCTCGCTGTCGGGCTGTTTTCCGTGGCAAAAGATTCGTTTCAATTGCTCGACCAGAAGCCGATTGATTCAAAATTTCCCTATGCGCTGCCGATCGTCATCGGAGTCAGTGCAGCATATATGATTGGCAGGATACATGGAGTGTAA
- a CDS encoding TadE/TadG family type IV pilus assembly protein, with amino-acid sequence MRSQSGQATVELALSLTVLIFLLFGMVDFGRVFYAYLVMDHAGREAARAASLGDTDTEIDQVVQANTDTLTDSTVSIAITPDQSQRVSGSYVTVTLNSSIPILTPIMASILANPFPITTKTVMRVE; translated from the coding sequence ATGAGATCCCAAAGTGGACAAGCGACAGTCGAACTGGCGTTAAGCTTAACGGTTTTGATATTCCTATTATTCGGCATGGTGGACTTTGGCCGGGTTTTTTATGCGTATTTGGTGATGGATCATGCAGGGCGTGAGGCTGCACGGGCGGCGAGTTTGGGGGATACGGATACAGAGATTGACCAAGTGGTGCAAGCAAACACCGACACGCTGACAGATTCAACTGTATCGATAGCGATTACGCCTGATCAATCGCAACGAGTCAGCGGTTCGTATGTAACGGTCACACTGAATTCTTCGATTCCTATTCTTACGCCGATTATGGCCAGTATCCTTGCAAACCCCTTCCCCATTACAACAAAAACTGTCATGCGGGTTGAGTAA
- a CDS encoding AAA family ATPase, translated as MSLQWIAHLDDAQTEAAIQQMARKRGREFRIVSDYEELKGKMERIERGIVFLAGSQERIYDQCRELTLQYPDVVVILLVSAADLNIKRSMHAGALDVLTIPLRQEELEQAIKEAEKRLSQKLSGMQRGELPQKKQGRVLAVCGTKGGIGKTTISVNTAAAVAKYGSSVAILDLDLQFGDVADFFDMVAKRTIYDWVKEGLPDPQGTIGKFLLPHESGVHILAAPQRPEFAEVITGEHVSTALATLKDTHDVVLIDLPSALLETGLAALDEADEILLVTSMELPTLKNTKRFLETVESLGLKERVKVILNRDSEVTEIRLDTVETILAMSVYARIPSEGKIVVPSVNRGIPFVLSSPRANVSRSIYTLAARLYKRERSNLKAKKKSLLQRMFGR; from the coding sequence ATGAGCTTGCAATGGATCGCACACCTTGACGATGCGCAAACAGAAGCAGCTATACAACAGATGGCCCGAAAACGCGGAAGAGAGTTCCGGATCGTTTCTGATTATGAAGAATTAAAGGGGAAGATGGAACGGATCGAGCGGGGAATCGTATTTTTGGCAGGCTCTCAAGAACGTATATATGATCAATGCCGGGAGCTTACTTTGCAGTACCCGGACGTTGTAGTTATTTTACTCGTATCTGCCGCGGATTTGAATATCAAACGTTCCATGCATGCGGGCGCTTTGGATGTTTTGACAATTCCGCTGCGGCAGGAAGAATTGGAACAAGCAATAAAAGAAGCAGAAAAACGTCTGTCGCAAAAATTGTCCGGTATGCAGAGGGGAGAACTGCCGCAAAAGAAGCAAGGACGCGTACTTGCCGTTTGCGGAACAAAGGGCGGGATCGGCAAAACTACGATTTCTGTCAACACGGCTGCGGCGGTTGCCAAGTATGGTTCAAGTGTGGCAATTCTCGATCTCGATTTGCAATTTGGCGACGTAGCTGATTTTTTTGACATGGTTGCCAAACGGACCATTTATGATTGGGTAAAGGAAGGGCTGCCTGATCCGCAAGGTACAATCGGGAAATTTTTGCTGCCGCATGAGTCTGGTGTTCACATTTTGGCGGCACCGCAACGGCCGGAATTTGCTGAAGTGATTACAGGGGAACATGTCTCCACGGCGCTTGCAACTTTGAAAGACACGCATGACGTAGTACTCATTGATCTTCCGTCCGCTTTGTTAGAGACAGGACTCGCGGCGTTGGATGAAGCGGATGAAATTCTGTTGGTCACATCGATGGAACTGCCGACATTAAAAAATACAAAACGCTTCTTGGAAACAGTGGAATCATTGGGATTGAAAGAACGTGTCAAAGTGATTTTAAATCGCGATTCGGAAGTGACAGAAATACGCCTGGACACTGTGGAAACGATTTTGGCAATGTCTGTGTATGCGAGAATTCCAAGTGAAGGAAAAATCGTCGTGCCATCTGTCAATCGCGGCATTCCTTTTGTTTTATCAAGCCCTCGGGCAAATGTTTCAAGGAGCATCTACACATTAGCCGCGAGATTATATAAGCGCGAAAGAAGCAATCTGAAGGCAAAAAAGAAATCATTGCTGCAACGAATGTTTGGCAGATAG
- a CDS encoding CpaF family protein: MSLLKRLNEQETNARQVQEGKLQANPGNEKPKEREIKIRLHKYLVEELKKHPNVKEDHIVSMIPKLSEPFFEQDSERLTFEEKQSLLTTVCNELVGYGPITQLLEDPEISEVMVNGPFQIYVEKKGKLHHIQTFFRDDEHVLQVIERIVAPLGRRIDESMPMVDARLPDGSRVNAIIPPLALNGPTITIRKFSQTPFAIEDLIRFGTLNEQMAQFLKGCVKARLNIFISGGTGSGKTSTLNVLSSFIPQNERIITIEDAAELKLSQEHVVSLETRPSNIEGKGAITIRDLVRNALRMRPDRIVVGEVRSAEALDMLQAMNTGHDGSLATGHANSPRDILSRLETMVMMAGMELPVRAIREQIGRAIQLIIQQSRLKDGSRKITHITEIVGLEGDTIVLQDLFVFRQTGMTSEGKISGKFVSTGIRPHCMDILERFGMEFPPDMFREDW; encoded by the coding sequence ATGTCACTCTTAAAACGATTGAATGAGCAAGAGACGAACGCAAGGCAAGTACAAGAGGGGAAATTGCAGGCGAATCCCGGAAATGAGAAACCAAAAGAACGAGAAATAAAAATTCGACTCCACAAATATTTGGTCGAAGAGTTAAAAAAACATCCGAACGTAAAAGAAGATCATATTGTTTCGATGATCCCGAAGCTTTCGGAACCATTTTTTGAACAAGATTCGGAACGGCTGACATTTGAAGAGAAACAATCCTTATTGACGACTGTTTGCAACGAATTGGTGGGTTATGGACCCATTACCCAACTGTTGGAGGATCCTGAAATTTCGGAGGTCATGGTAAACGGTCCGTTTCAAATCTACGTTGAAAAAAAAGGAAAGCTTCATCACATCCAGACATTTTTTCGTGATGATGAACATGTGTTGCAGGTGATTGAACGAATTGTTGCTCCGCTCGGCAGACGAATTGATGAAAGTATGCCGATGGTCGATGCGAGGCTGCCGGACGGTTCCCGTGTGAATGCAATTATACCGCCGTTGGCGTTAAACGGGCCTACAATCACCATTCGCAAATTTTCACAAACACCCTTTGCGATTGAAGATCTGATTCGGTTCGGGACGTTAAACGAGCAGATGGCGCAATTTCTAAAAGGATGTGTAAAAGCGCGGCTGAATATTTTTATCAGCGGCGGCACAGGTTCGGGAAAGACGAGCACATTAAACGTCCTTTCTTCCTTTATTCCGCAAAATGAGAGAATTATCACAATTGAAGACGCGGCAGAATTGAAGCTTTCCCAAGAGCATGTAGTCTCTCTCGAAACACGCCCGTCCAATATTGAAGGAAAAGGAGCCATTACCATTCGCGATCTCGTACGAAATGCTTTGCGAATGCGCCCGGATCGGATTGTCGTAGGGGAAGTTCGCAGTGCGGAGGCTCTTGATATGCTGCAAGCGATGAATACGGGACACGATGGGTCGCTGGCGACCGGACACGCCAACTCGCCGCGGGACATTTTATCCCGCCTTGAGACGATGGTGATGATGGCCGGAATGGAACTGCCGGTTCGGGCCATCCGGGAACAAATCGGTCGAGCCATTCAATTGATTATTCAACAGTCGAGACTGAAGGATGGAAGCCGCAAAATCACACATATCACGGAAATCGTAGGACTTGAGGGCGACACCATCGTACTGCAAGATTTATTCGTGTTTCGGCAAACGGGAATGACGAGTGAAGGAAAGATTTCAGGGAAATTTGTATCGACGGGGATTCGGCCCCATTGTATGGATATTTTGGAACGGTTCGGAATGGAGTTTCCACCAGACATGTTCCGAGAGGACTGGTAA
- a CDS encoding DUF192 domain-containing protein translates to MITFQKNSQTIQISYKLVVSRTFLSRLRGLMFRRSFINEAMLLSPCNSIHTFFMLFPIDVLFLDRSMRIVHLCESLQPWRIILPVPSAYTTLELPAGTIQKYRLTRNALLEFQY, encoded by the coding sequence ATGATAACTTTCCAAAAAAATTCACAGACAATTCAAATTTCTTATAAACTTGTAGTCAGCCGCACCTTTTTGTCCCGTTTGCGAGGGCTGATGTTCCGACGGTCGTTCATAAATGAGGCCATGCTGCTTTCCCCATGCAACTCCATCCACACGTTTTTTATGTTGTTTCCCATTGATGTCCTGTTTTTGGATCGTTCCATGCGAATCGTTCACTTGTGCGAATCTTTACAGCCGTGGCGCATCATTCTGCCAGTCCCATCCGCCTATACAACATTGGAGCTGCCGGCAGGGACAATTCAAAAATACCGATTGACGCGTAACGCCCTGCTAGAATTCCAATACTGA